The Haliaeetus albicilla chromosome 4, bHalAlb1.1, whole genome shotgun sequence genomic sequence GAAAATAGTTTCCTGTATTAGTATTAAGGTTTCAAAGTTTTCCATTTAGTCTTTCGAGTTCTGAGGAAAAGGCTCTATCTGAATGCAACTAACTGGTGTTCACATTGCTTGGAACAGGATTACCTCAACAGTGGCCTGTGACATGGACCTTTCCAAGTATCCAATGGATGAGCAAGAATGCATGTTGGATTTGGAGAGCTGTAAGGGCTGAGTACAGCATTTCATGtaatctgtattttgtttaaagTCTGCATATGTGGTACTTAACTTGCTGGAATTTGCTGAAATGATTCTGCTTTAGTCAATGAAATATAAGGATTTAGAAATTAAGGGCACAAACCTGAATCCGTTCATTCTCTGTGTTGGGCATTAAACTATGGACTTTTCAATACCAGTTCAGCTCTGATCCAATTCAAAACTATAGGATTTAATTCAGTGAAGACGAACAAACTACAGTCCTGCTGACAAATGTCTGGAACTTTATGCTTGATGTAAAACCTAGTGGAATTGTCACAGTCACTAGCATTACTGAGGTTTGCATCAAATCCAGTGAGAATAAGTAGAGAAGCCCACAGGCAAAATTTGATgtgctattttttctttatgagaaaacaggaaaaagaaagaattccCTGCTTTTAATGAGTGGCATTGTGACTAACCCTTACATAGCTGTTTATCTGGCCTAGGCATCCCTGTATCTGTTACACAGAAATCCGTCAGAATAATGGATGGATTGGCTTAAATTCATTTGTACTCACAAAGGAGGGTGAAGAATGAATTTATATTTTGTCCAACCTGTATTTTACCTATGATCAGCATGTAATTCCCATCAGCATTAATACTTTTGAATGAAATTCACCACTGACACAAGCAGGGGCCACCCAATCAATGGTAATGCATCTGGCCTTTTGTGGTTTTTATATCAAGGAGTCTACAGGTCCTGAGGGTTCCAGAGATTTGTGAATAGCAATTTCTGAGCAGATCCACTGGCCTATTGATgcaagtttctctttttcttttatagcaCTGACTTTGTTTTCTAGGCAATTAACCACAATACCATTTTATCCTGTCAAAAATAGCAATCTACAGTTTTACTTATGTAATCACCAAATGCAGAGGCAGCAGACAGTGAACCAGCAATCAATTCTCTCTCCCAGCAAGTTCTGCAGGGAGTTTTGGTGGTGGttgaattttttaattgaatttgagggttttgacttcagtgaaacAAACATGTAGAAATAAAGCCTCTTTAAACAAATGGTTTAGTAGCAAGTTGTCCATTAACAGCAAAACTAGCAAAGATCAATTTCCTATGGATCTGCATATTACATAAATCCCCTCATACATATCCCCCGCCTTCTCTCATGTCCCTGGTGCCTTGCACCTCTCCCTAGCAGTTACCTTCCAGCTGCCACCCATGCCAAACTGCAGTCGCTTTTACACGTGGTGATTGTCAAGCAAGCTGGTGCATCTCACAATGGACATAGGTCTCAATTATACTGCTGTTCTCTAACTGGATGTTCTCTAACAAACTTGATTTTCTGTTCTCTACACACCACTTCTTACAAAACTTTCAAGAATCTTGCATCTTTGAAACCTTTACCTTTTTGTCATTTTAGTTTGAAAATACTGAGGAAGTTCAAAAGTTGTTAGGAGGAGAACTGACAGTAAAACACTGCATAAGCAGTTTGCATAGGCTTCGTTTTCTTATTAAACTACTTTAAGCCTGGGGGAGGCCCTAACAGTTGTTTCCACGAGTGGGGATTCATATGAACAAATCACCTGTGTACTTTACCTTCATGCAGTGTCTATTTGTAAAAGCACTGTAGGGCTTGCAAGGGGAGATACAGAGCTGACCGGACGCATACCTTTTGAGGTCACTGGGGGAATCCCTGACAAAGGAAAGTTACTCCAACACTGCCTGACTGGTACAGAGTACCTGTCTCATAAAATCAATGTATGAACTTGGAGATAGACTTGCAGCACAGAATTACACTCTGATCTGTCTTCCGTAGGATAGCTATAGATAGATTAGATTTGgtagacattttcttttacaatcAGAAATTTCTGTGACTCTGAAATCCAAGCACAGTGCAGGGGTAAGTTGGCTAGTTTGAGTGCTACAGTAACAGTTACTCTACTTTAAGTGAGTATGCAAATGAGCTTTTTGAGAGATAATTTGGATATTTCTCAGGACACTGAAGTGCATTGTGCCATACCACATATTGCTAGTCAGTGTGAATCTTGGGTTATTCTCCCTGTAGGAAAGCTACCCAAACGTGACACTGGCAACACTGATGTTGCTAGGACAGTGAATTATCCAGACGGAATCACAGCATGTTTGCGATGGGACCGATGAAAATCAGCGTAGCAGAGGAATTAGAGGACTTGCACTATGAGTCCTCTAAAGTTCTTAATTTCTTCCTCAAACGTTGTGTTTATTCAGCTTTCTTTTGGCAGATGGCTACTCTTCAGAGGACATCGTCTACCACTGGTCAGAAAACCAGGAGGAAATCCATGGGCTGGATAAGCTGCAGCTTGCTCAATTCACAATTACCAATTACCAGTTCACAACAGAAATGATGAACTTCAAATCTGGTAATAGGATCTGTCTTCAGTTCAGGGACAGTATCAGACTTCTTCCTGCCTAGGGAAACCTCCTATATCTATAATAGAAAATCCCTCTTCTTAAGTAACTGATTTAAGAACACGTCAGGTTTCTGATAAGAGTTTTCCTTAGGTTACACTTGCAAAAAATGCCAACCTTTGCTGAGCCTTCAGGCAGCCACTGTAGCATATTTTGTCCTTTAGCTCTGTATGTTTGACAAAATACTCCATAGAGCAGCCAGTCAGCACTCGATAAAAAACACTTGAGGTATAGCTCACTTTTTCTTGACCTAATTTACAATTTTGGATGAAGAAAAATTTCCATTAGCCCTGATGTTATGAGGCTTATGACGTACAGTCAGATCATGCTAATTCTATCCAGTAGAAGTCAGTGGTGTGTATGCGTATCATTGGGTTTATTGCAATGTTTGTAAAAGATTGGAGTCATTTCTTTCCTGCTGATTTTTCATCCTCTTTCATGTATTCAGATTCTCATTTATGCTGCACATCTCCTCTAAGCTCTTTTTTGAGTTTGAAATTAACTtggccttttaaaaaatctaaatttagTATCTGGAGGACTTTCTACAGCAGATGATAAGACAGTACACATTTTGAAGCAATACTGTTATTTGAGAAGActcatgattttattttcagatctgGCATTGATATGACCTGAGACAAATCATTTGACCTATTCTTAGCTGATGAGAACTGCAGTACCCTGTGCAGGGTTTATGAAGACTAAATGAACAACAttcaaaaaagctttttgtgaTCCTTGTCCAAAAGATGTTTAAGAATGTAGATCTCTCTCATTATaggaaatgttattttgaatATCAGTTTAACTGTAATTCACACACTCAGAATCTTTCTTTGTCTGCTCTTTTTTCCAGCAGGTCAGTTTCCCAGGCTCAGTCTCCACTTCCACCTTCGGCGAAATCGAGGAGTTTACATCATTCAGTCTTACGTTCCTTCTATCTTACTAGTGGCCATGTCATGGGTATCCTTCTGGATCAGTCAGTCAGCTGTGCCTGCCAGGGTGTCATTAGGTAAAACGGATAGTTTGGGGAACTAACAGGGAAGGGCATGCTGAAGTTGTAGTTATGCTCTCTAATTGATGCTCATTTTCCATGAAGGTGCATTTGTGAATACTATGTTTACATTTGCAGAAGAGATGGTCCTTGAAAAGATTTCCctcatgttttaatttctgtcatGCTATCAGAGCAGCTGCCTcagtaaagaacagaaaaaaaccacctaaaGAGGGTTAAAACCAATAGTGAACGAGGCAGATGTATGAAAGAATTGATTTGAAGGAACTGGGACAGTGATAAAAAAATGTTCCTAGAGCTTGTGGATCCGTTTGCCTAAGTGAGGGTTGCAAGTCCAGATGCAAAAGTTTTTGAGGATTAAgttgtctggttttgtttgtccTGATCTAGAACAAAACCAAGGATAACATGTTCAAAGCTGCCTTAGTCATACAAATGCACAGTTTTTAACAAGCTCCCctgttttgaaaatcagaagCCACGATATTAAGGGGCTTCTGCTGTGAAAATATTCCTCAGCTTCAGATTAGTAAATACACTTATTATAGTGTATACTGTGAAACCTAAAGTAAAATTTCTCACACTACACTGCAGGTATAACTACTGTTCTTACTATGACTACACTGATGGTCAGTGCCCGATCTTCGCTTCCACGAGCATCTGCCATCAAGGCGCTTGATGTTTACTTCTGGATTTGCTATGTGTTTGTCTTCGCTGCACTGGTAGAATATGCATTTGCACATTTCAATGCTGActacatgaaaaagcaaaagaacaagATAAAGGCAAGAAGGCAGAGTGGAGAGGTCAGTAAGCATAATACTGTGAGTAACTTCGCAAAAGCAATCACCCTGCATCATGACCTTTTTCTACTATGGAAGCAAATTCTTCTAccccttttgaaaaaaaaaaaaaaccattccTGGTTAATTCTTTTGTCACCTTAATATGACACGCAACCAAACGCAATTGCTAATTTCCCCTTGAATATGGTTAGCACTAAAGACAACATATTCTTACGTGGTTTGTTGCTGTATTTAAGATAGGAAATGGAGGATAAGAGAGAACGAgtaagaagagaaggaaagcatgtCTTGAAGCATGTCTTGAGCCAGATTTGTACATCTTGCACTTTGAGAATATATTTAGACTCTTTGATATTTGTCCAGTCCTCAATGTAAGGTACGGTAACCTTGAGTTGCTCCTGTAGGGTCAGGGCAAATTTATTATGTCGGTATTACATAAGATGGGGAAGAAAGGCCTTTTCTCAGAAGGTATTCTTTAGTAGCTGCTTCTGCTAAGACTCTTTCAGCTCTGCTACAGCATAATAAAATGCtgttagcaaaacaaaaactagGCCTGTAGTCTTCAAAGTTGTCCGCTGGAGACTACACTTTTTTACACCCAAGCTGCATAATGTAAATACAGATATAATTAGCATGGATATAAGTTATGTAGCAATGAAGCCCAtgaatgaaaaactgaacaaaGCCCAATGAAACTGAACAAAGGAGTCCATAAATGGAATTTCTTCCAGGAACTCCAGATGCActttgctgctttcttcatGTCCATGCATGCATGTTAGTGGTGAAGCAGAGTGAATTGAttaagaaacttttttcttttttttacaattcACAATTTGTAGTCCAGGCCTACATATTTTTGAACTCTCTGGCACCTTGGGTATTATTTATGATTATTATTACTTCATTTTAATAAGCTGTAGCAGATATGACTGATCCATATTCATTTTCTGTCCCACCTCCACATTCTCTCAGCTTTGACAAGAGCCCGAGAACTGCCCATTGGCTTTGGCCACACAATGGGATAACTGTCTCCTTGAAGTCAGTCAATTATTTCCAGGCAGGAGGGTCTAAACCTGCTGTCTCAGTGGTGCCTCGGTCATTCAGAGCATGTAAAATTATACGCAGAATTTAGACATGGTGGCACAGGGTCTTTCAGTGGTCCTTCTGCCAAAGCAAGTGATAAATACCATTCAGCACTTATGGATCTCTTAAGTATTTCACCATGTCAGTATCATGGCTAGCTTGGATGAAGTACACTACCTTTGCCATATAAATTGCTATTATAGgttctcctctttcctttgcaGATAAACGTGAAGAATGCCAttgttctgttttccctttccatAGCTGGTGTGAACCAGGAACTGGCCATTTCCCATAGGCAGCACCGAATTCCCAGAAGCCTGCCTGGATCATATGGCACAATAGAAATAGAAACTGGAGAGACAAAACTGCAGCAAGTAATGAAACTGGATAAAAAGAGTGGTCTGAAGTCCCTCTTTAAGCCCATTGATGCTGATACCATTGATATATATGCCAGAGCCGTGTTCCCAGCAGCCTTTGCAGCAGTCAATGTTATATACTGGGTTGCATacacaatgtaaaaaaaaaaaaaaaaaaattcatgtgaAGAGCTACAAATTGAACAATACCTACGGACTAAAAGGCCCTTGGTGAAAATGTATTGATCCATctcttcttaaaatatttcccaaTGAGCTCGAGACATTTCTAAAGTCAAGAAAGTCCTGCTATCAATTCCTACTAAAAGCAGCAATTTATTACTGATTTGACACAGTAGTAACTGTACTCTGCCAAACAATCCCAGCTCCTTATTTCCTGTATTACCATGAGATAATTTTTCATATGTACATATTTGCAGCAAAAGGTTAAGTCTTAAATTACCATGTTTTTCCTCCACTTTAAGGGTTGATCAGTAATGAAGATTTGGCTTTTCACACTCAgatcatttccttttttgtaaTGGAAGAGCTAATTCCTCACTTCCACATGAGTGATTTTCTGCATCTGGCCTTCTGTGGGATGGTCTAGGTTTAATAGTAGTGGTAAAGTTGGAGTTTTTAATCATAAAAAACTCATGGACAAAGTAAAAGGGAATAGAGGGGAGTGGAGGCTTTTTCTTATATTATTATTTGTCTTGgataaaatattgaaaacatttcaatgctcttagtcatagcatgaaataaaatatactaCATAAAATTCTACTGAATTGTTAATAATGACTGTATTACATTTACGATCTAAGCTAATGAAAGTTTAAACACTTAAACACAGTAATGTTTATTAGTTTAACAGGCCCAAAAATAGATAAAAGTGATTTAGAAACACAGGGAAAGCTCAGGCTTCCTATGTTGGATTGGGAAAAATTTTAAAGGTGCTTGATAATGAAGGAACTCAGACTTCATTTTCAGGAAGGACTTCagaatttgttcttttaattttcagtgacagTCTACCACGTGTGCCTCTGAAAATATCCTTTTTGCATCTGTCCCTAAATAGCTGAGTAAAGTTAAAAAATGTGATAACTGGCTTTAAGTTACTCAGTTGCTTTGGATATTTTTGCCGTTTTTATTCAGAGGCTGACCTAATATGTTAGGCCTCTTCAATTCCATTATTTGACAATGAAATTTGTGGGTACTCATACACACTCCTTAATTCAGGA encodes the following:
- the GABRD gene encoding gamma-aminobutyric acid receptor subunit delta isoform X1 is translated as MEEKIEFDLQVKMKPNSRKAFWPGSLLTLLRAMNDIGDYIGSNIEISWLPNLDDLMKGYARNFRPGIGGPPVNVALAIEVASIDHISEVNMEYTMTVFLHQSWRDDRLSYNHTNETLGLDSRFVDKLWLPDTFIVNAKSAWFHDVTVENKLIRLQPDGVILYSIRITSTVACDMDLSKYPMDEQECMLDLESYGYSSEDIVYHWSENQEEIHGLDKLQLAQFTITNYQFTTEMMNFKSAGQFPRLSLHFHLRRNRGVYIIQSYVPSILLVAMSWVSFWISQSAVPARVSLGITTVLTMTTLMVSARSSLPRASAIKALDVYFWICYVFVFAALVEYAFAHFNADYMKKQKNKIKARRQSGEINVKNAIVLFSLSIAGVNQELAISHRQHRIPRSLPGSYGTIEIETGETKLQQVMKLDKKSGLKSLFKPIDADTIDIYARAVFPAAFAAVNVIYWVAYTM
- the GABRD gene encoding gamma-aminobutyric acid receptor subunit delta isoform X2 codes for the protein MEEKIEFDLQVKMKPNSRKAFWPGSLLTLLRAMNDIGDYIGSNIEISWLPNLDDLMKGYARNFRPGIGGPPVNVALAIEVASIDHISEVNMEYTMTVFLHQSWRDDRLSYNHTNETLGLDSRFVDKLWLPDTFIVNAKSAWFHDVTVENKLIRLQPDGVILYSIRITSTVACDMDLSKYPMDEQECMLDLESYGYSSEDIVYHWSENQEEIHGLDKLQLAQFTITNYQFTTEMMNFKSGQFPRLSLHFHLRRNRGVYIIQSYVPSILLVAMSWVSFWISQSAVPARVSLGITTVLTMTTLMVSARSSLPRASAIKALDVYFWICYVFVFAALVEYAFAHFNADYMKKQKNKIKARRQSGEINVKNAIVLFSLSIAGVNQELAISHRQHRIPRSLPGSYGTIEIETGETKLQQVMKLDKKSGLKSLFKPIDADTIDIYARAVFPAAFAAVNVIYWVAYTM
- the GABRD gene encoding gamma-aminobutyric acid receptor subunit delta isoform X4, with the protein product MSQIQPKSAHPTYASAVFRAMNDIGDYIGSNIEISWLPNLDDLMKGYARNFRPGIGGPPVNVALAIEVASIDHISEVNMEYTMTVFLHQSWRDDRLSYNHTNETLGLDSRFVDKLWLPDTFIVNAKSAWFHDVTVENKLIRLQPDGVILYSIRITSTVACDMDLSKYPMDEQECMLDLESYGYSSEDIVYHWSENQEEIHGLDKLQLAQFTITNYQFTTEMMNFKSAGQFPRLSLHFHLRRNRGVYIIQSYVPSILLVAMSWVSFWISQSAVPARVSLGITTVLTMTTLMVSARSSLPRASAIKALDVYFWICYVFVFAALVEYAFAHFNADYMKKQKNKIKARRQSGEINVKNAIVLFSLSIAGVNQELAISHRQHRIPRSLPGSYGTIEIETGETKLQQVMKLDKKSGLKSLFKPIDADTIDIYARAVFPAAFAAVNVIYWVAYTM
- the GABRD gene encoding gamma-aminobutyric acid receptor subunit delta isoform X3, whose translation is MYGSKMEFLTWVFPALVLLCTQQHRCIRAMNDIGDYIGSNIEISWLPNLDDLMKGYARNFRPGIGGPPVNVALAIEVASIDHISEVNMEYTMTVFLHQSWRDDRLSYNHTNETLGLDSRFVDKLWLPDTFIVNAKSAWFHDVTVENKLIRLQPDGVILYSIRITSTVACDMDLSKYPMDEQECMLDLESYGYSSEDIVYHWSENQEEIHGLDKLQLAQFTITNYQFTTEMMNFKSAGQFPRLSLHFHLRRNRGVYIIQSYVPSILLVAMSWVSFWISQSAVPARVSLGITTVLTMTTLMVSARSSLPRASAIKALDVYFWICYVFVFAALVEYAFAHFNADYMKKQKNKIKARRQSGEINVKNAIVLFSLSIAGVNQELAISHRQHRIPRSLPGSYGTIEIETGETKLQQVMKLDKKSGLKSLFKPIDADTIDIYARAVFPAAFAAVNVIYWVAYTM